Proteins encoded within one genomic window of Siniperca chuatsi isolate FFG_IHB_CAS linkage group LG4, ASM2008510v1, whole genome shotgun sequence:
- the api5 gene encoding apoptosis inhibitor 5 isoform X2: MAVTIEDLYRNYGILADAKDNLSQHKDAYQVILDGVKGGPKEKRLAAQFIPKFFSSFPELADAAINAQLDLCEDEDVSIRRQAIKELPRFATGENILRVADILTQLLQTDDTAEFNQVNAALVSIFKMDAKGTLGGLFSQILQGEDIVRERAIKFLSAKLKTLPEDVMTKEVEEYVFAETKKVLEDVTGEEFVLLMRVVSGLRVLQTVNGRQQLVELVVEQAFLEQALNPADPDTVDRLLQCTRQALPLFSKNVHSTRFVTYFCEHVLPNLSTLTSPVAELDIQLEVLKLLAEMSPFCGDMEKLEANLNMLFTKLLEFMPLPPEEVENGENSANEEPKLQFSYVECLLFSFHQLGKKLPDFLLDKVDAERLKDFKIRLQYFARGLQVYIRQLRVALQGKTGDALKTEENKIKVVALKITNNINVLIKDLFHNPPSFKSTVTLSWKPVQKTEAVAPKRPSGEDMGSGGSTKKQISPQPRRDARQIYNPPSEQRGGFRGGRGRGFGARGNRSRGRTY, from the exons ATGGCGGTCACTATCGAGGATCTCTATCGTAACTACGGGATCCTTGCTGATGCCAAGGACAACCTCAGCCAG CACAAAGATGCCTACCAAGTAATCTTGGATGGCGTGAAGGGTGGCCCTAAGGAGAAGCGCCTTGCAGCACAGTTTATTCCCAAATTCTTCAGCAGCTTTCCGGAACTGGCCGATGCAGCCATTAATGCTCAGCTAGATCTTTGTGAAGATGAGGATGTGTCG ATTCGACGGCAGGCCATCAAGGAGCTCCCACGGTTTGCAACCGGCGAGAACATCCTTAGAGTTGCAGATATTCTCACCCAGCTCCTTCAGACAG ATGATACAGCAGAGTTCAACCAAGTGAATGCAGCACTTGTTTCTATCTTCAAGATGGATGCTAAGG GTACTCTCGGAGGCCTCTTCTCTCAGATCCTGCAGGGAGAGGACATAGTGCGGGAAAGGGCCATCAAGTTTCTGTCAGCCAAACTGAAGACCCTGCCGGAGGACGTCATGaccaaggaggtggaggagtaCGTTTTTGCAGAGACAAAGAAG gtgctggaggatgtcACGGGAGAGGAGTTTGTGCTGTTGATGCGTGTAGTGTCGGGCCTGCGGGTGCTGCAGACTGTAAACGGGCGgcagcagctggtggagctggtcGTGGAGCAGGCTTTCCTGGAGCAGGCCCTCAACCCAGCTGACCCAGATACTGTTGACCGACTGCTGCAGTGCACGCGCCAGGCCCTGCCCCTATTCTCT AAAAATGTCCATTCCACACGTTTTGTAACCTACTTCTGTGAACACGTCCTGCCCAACCTGAGCACCTTGACAAGTCCTGTGGCTGAGCTGGACATTCAGTTGGAG gtgctgaagctgctggctgagatGAGTCCGTTCTGTGGAGACATGGAGAAGTTGGAGGCCAACCTCAACATGCTGTTTACCAAGCTGCTG GAGTTCATGCCTCTGCCACCAGAAGAGGTGGAGAATGGAGAGAACTCAGCAAACGAGGAGCCCAAACTGCAGTTCAGCTACGTGGAATGTCTCCTCTTTAGCTTCCACCAGCTGGGCAAGAAGCTGCCAGACTTTCTCCTCGACAAAGTGGATGCTGAGCGCCTCAAAGACTTCAAGATCAG GTTACAGTATTTTGCCAGAGGCCTGCAGGTTTACATCAGACAGCTGCGAGTAGCACTGCAAGGCAAGACAGGCGATGCTCTGAAGACAGAAGAG AACAAGATCAAAGTGGTGGCCCTCAAGATCACAAACAACATCAACGTCCTCATCAAG GATCTTTTCCACAACCCTCCATCATTCAAGAGCACAGTCACTCTGTCCTGGAAACCTGTCCAGAAGACAGAGGCAGTAGC gCCCAAGCGCCCGTCAGGTGAGGATATGGGCTCTGGCGGCAGCACAAAAAAACAGATCTCTCCTCAGCCCCGGAGGGACGCACGGCAAATCTACAATCCCCCCAGCG AGCAGCGTGGCGGGTTCAGGGGCGGCCGAGGACGAGGCTTTGGAGCTAGAGGCAACAGGAGCCGAGGCCGAACCTACTGA
- the api5 gene encoding apoptosis inhibitor 5 isoform X1, protein MAVTIEDLYRNYGILADAKDNLSQHKDAYQVILDGVKGGPKEKRLAAQFIPKFFSSFPELADAAINAQLDLCEDEDVSIRRQAIKELPRFATGENILRVADILTQLLQTDDTAEFNQVNAALVSIFKMDAKGTLGGLFSQILQGEDIVRERAIKFLSAKLKTLPEDVMTKEVEEYVFAETKKVLEDVTGEEFVLLMRVVSGLRVLQTVNGRQQLVELVVEQAFLEQALNPADPDTVDRLLQCTRQALPLFSKNVHSTRFVTYFCEHVLPNLSTLTSPVAELDIQLEVLKLLAEMSPFCGDMEKLEANLNMLFTKLLEFMPLPPEEVENGENSANEEPKLQFSYVECLLFSFHQLGKKLPDFLLDKVDAERLKDFKIRLQYFARGLQVYIRQLRVALQGKTGDALKTEENKIKVVALKITNNINVLIKDLFHNPPSFKSTVTLSWKPVQKTEAVAPKRPSGEDMGSGGSTKKQISPQPRRDARQIYNPPSGKYSATIGNFNYEQRGGFRGGRGRGFGARGNRSRGRTY, encoded by the exons ATGGCGGTCACTATCGAGGATCTCTATCGTAACTACGGGATCCTTGCTGATGCCAAGGACAACCTCAGCCAG CACAAAGATGCCTACCAAGTAATCTTGGATGGCGTGAAGGGTGGCCCTAAGGAGAAGCGCCTTGCAGCACAGTTTATTCCCAAATTCTTCAGCAGCTTTCCGGAACTGGCCGATGCAGCCATTAATGCTCAGCTAGATCTTTGTGAAGATGAGGATGTGTCG ATTCGACGGCAGGCCATCAAGGAGCTCCCACGGTTTGCAACCGGCGAGAACATCCTTAGAGTTGCAGATATTCTCACCCAGCTCCTTCAGACAG ATGATACAGCAGAGTTCAACCAAGTGAATGCAGCACTTGTTTCTATCTTCAAGATGGATGCTAAGG GTACTCTCGGAGGCCTCTTCTCTCAGATCCTGCAGGGAGAGGACATAGTGCGGGAAAGGGCCATCAAGTTTCTGTCAGCCAAACTGAAGACCCTGCCGGAGGACGTCATGaccaaggaggtggaggagtaCGTTTTTGCAGAGACAAAGAAG gtgctggaggatgtcACGGGAGAGGAGTTTGTGCTGTTGATGCGTGTAGTGTCGGGCCTGCGGGTGCTGCAGACTGTAAACGGGCGgcagcagctggtggagctggtcGTGGAGCAGGCTTTCCTGGAGCAGGCCCTCAACCCAGCTGACCCAGATACTGTTGACCGACTGCTGCAGTGCACGCGCCAGGCCCTGCCCCTATTCTCT AAAAATGTCCATTCCACACGTTTTGTAACCTACTTCTGTGAACACGTCCTGCCCAACCTGAGCACCTTGACAAGTCCTGTGGCTGAGCTGGACATTCAGTTGGAG gtgctgaagctgctggctgagatGAGTCCGTTCTGTGGAGACATGGAGAAGTTGGAGGCCAACCTCAACATGCTGTTTACCAAGCTGCTG GAGTTCATGCCTCTGCCACCAGAAGAGGTGGAGAATGGAGAGAACTCAGCAAACGAGGAGCCCAAACTGCAGTTCAGCTACGTGGAATGTCTCCTCTTTAGCTTCCACCAGCTGGGCAAGAAGCTGCCAGACTTTCTCCTCGACAAAGTGGATGCTGAGCGCCTCAAAGACTTCAAGATCAG GTTACAGTATTTTGCCAGAGGCCTGCAGGTTTACATCAGACAGCTGCGAGTAGCACTGCAAGGCAAGACAGGCGATGCTCTGAAGACAGAAGAG AACAAGATCAAAGTGGTGGCCCTCAAGATCACAAACAACATCAACGTCCTCATCAAG GATCTTTTCCACAACCCTCCATCATTCAAGAGCACAGTCACTCTGTCCTGGAAACCTGTCCAGAAGACAGAGGCAGTAGC gCCCAAGCGCCCGTCAGGTGAGGATATGGGCTCTGGCGGCAGCACAAAAAAACAGATCTCTCCTCAGCCCCGGAGGGACGCACGGCAAATCTACAATCCCCCCAGCGGCAAGTACAGCGCCACCATTGGCAATTTTAACTACG AGCAGCGTGGCGGGTTCAGGGGCGGCCGAGGACGAGGCTTTGGAGCTAGAGGCAACAGGAGCCGAGGCCGAACCTACTGA